The stretch of DNA GCTTTAGTTCATCATCTTTAAGCTTTGATTTGTTGATAATTGTTTCGCTGTACTTCTCTATTTCAGTCAGGGCGAATTGCGGCAGCAATGGGTTAAGTTGCTGGAAAACAGTTTTATAAAAACTCTTACCGCTAATCAACGCGCCCATTAAAACATTCGCGTCAATTATATAACTCATTTGGGTAAAACAAATTTATGTTTCTCCTGTTCCCATGCTTGCTGCCGGGCCGTTTGCCAGGCCGGGTCATGCATAGGGTCTTCGTCTGACAACTCCTGGAGAATTGCCATAGCAGCAATTTTCATTTCCAGATGCGCTGCTGAATCGCTCAATAAATTTTTAACAAGATCATAGCCCAGGGTTTCCACTACGCTGTCTTCTACTTCGATTGTGACCTGCATAAACTCAATTAGTTTTGTACTCGCTTCTTTAACAGTGCCAATGGTAGTTTTTGTGCTAAGTTTACATAAAAAGCATTAAAAAGTATGAATCCCCGCGTCTGGTTCAAAAGCATTTCGCTCGAAAACGTCCGCTCGTTCGGTACGAAGCAGACCATCTATTTCACCGAAAACGGCAAGCCCGATGGGAAAACCGCCCGCTGGAACGTGATTCTGGGCGATAACGGCACGGGGAAAACGACGGTGTTGAAGGGGTTGTGCATGGCTACGGGCAATTATTGGAACGATTCAGATGCGTTGTTTTTCCGGCGGTTCTCTCGCGAAAGCCCGCAAATAGAATGTGTTGCCGATAAAGATGGCGGTGAGGTAAAACTTGATAAATTTTGGATTAGTTATGGTGCGATGAGAAATGGTGAGTATGTCCATTCTGCTAATTACTCAGCCGGTCATAAGGTGAAAGCTGACCTTTTATTAACCGCATACGGAGCCGCCCGAGCTGCAACATCGCTCTCTCCATCACTGTCACAACAGCAAAACAATGTTCAGAACCTTTTTATAGATGGGAGTCCTTTATTGAATCCTGAGCAGTGGCTACTAAACGCTGAATTGGCTGCTAAACAGAGTGATGATAAGCAAAACTATTATGACCGTGTTAAAAAATCGCTGGAAAAATTATTTGAGGGGGAAGTTATAGGTATAGAATCTAAAACTAACTATTACAGCACAAATGTATATTTCAAAACTCACTACGGAGAAGTTCGCCTTCACGAACTAAGCCTCGGCTACAAAACGCTTATCGCATGGATGGTCGATTTTGCTAAAGGCTTGTTCGACCGCTACCCCGACAGCGAAGACCCGCTGGCCGAACCTGCCGTTTGTTTGGTCGATGAAATTGATTTGCATTTGCATCCGAAGTTTCAGCGCACCATTATTCAGTTTTTGACCGAGACATTTCCAAACACGCAGTTCATTGTTACGGCGCATAGCCCGCTGATTGTGCAATCAGCAGAAGACGCCAATATTATTTTGCTGAAACGCGAAGGCGACGAAACCCGCGTGGTGCAGGGAATGGAAGTGCATAGCTGGCGGATCGATCAGATTTTAAGTAGTGATTTGTTTGGCGGAATCAGTACCCGCCCGCCCGAAACCGAAACAAAAATGCAACGTCGGCGGGCGTTGCTGCTCAAAGACGGGCGTACCGAAGAGGAAGACAAAGAATTGGCCCAACTGGAAGAAGAATTGGGTATGCTGACGGCTTCGGAATCGGAAGAAGCTTTAAAAGCATTGCAACTGATTAATAAAGCTTTGCCCCATTAACGCCTGTGATTAAGCTTGATAAAACTACCGTAATAGTACCAACAATTTTAGCGGCAGGTGGGAGAGGGGAAAAGGCTGTAGACAAACTGAAAGCTGCGTTCGATTCGGGAAATACCACGTTTGATTTTGAGTCGGCCATCTACGGTCATGCATCGGTCAAAGAGACCTTGAAACTGTTATAGCACGATAAATGCTGTTTTTGCGAGACCCGCATCAGTCATGTCGAACATGGCGACGTAGAGCATTTCAGGCCCAAAGCTGGTTATCAGGTAAATGAAGCGCAGTTACTGGTGAAGCCAGGTTATTACTGGCTGGCCTATGATTTTGAGAATCTGTTTTTTTGCTGTCAGATTTGCAATCAGGTCTATAAGAAAAACTATTTCCCACTGGCCGACGAAAGCAAACGCGCCAACTCGCATCATGACGATCATACGCTTGAAGAAAGTTTGATCCTGCATCCGGCTTTCGATGCAATTGATGAACACTTGACGTTCGAGGCAGAAATTGCCAAGCCTAAAAACGGTTCGCGCAAAGGAACCGAAACCATCAAACGCACAGGTCTCAATCGTGAGCTTTTGCTAAAGGAACGGTTGGAGCATTTGAAAAAACTACGCTTTCTGGCGAAAGGTGTTGAACAGAATATTGCTTACGCCGACGAAATCAGAGCGGCTTTTAAGGAATGGGGAAAGTTTGACAGCCTCTTCTCCGCGATGGTTCGCGCCAACTTCCCCAGCCTGATTTGAAACAAAACGACCTCCGTTTCCGATTTATCGGTATGTCAAATCCATTACGATTAAACCTGTTTACGCCCGTTCATGACGACCGCCCGGTGTTTGTGGCGGGCAATTTTAACGACTGGCACCCCGCCGACGAGCGGTTCAGACTCCGCCAAACCGGGCCGGGCGAATACGAATTCGAGTTTCCGACTGACATTCTGCTTCCCGACATCCTCGACTACAAATACACTAAAGGCGGCTGGGACCACGTTGAACTCAGCTCGACCGCCGAGACGCCCCCCAACCGCACCATCAGCGCGGAGCCGCACCGAGAACCCGACATTGTGCCGCACTGGCGTTGGTTCGGACAACCGTTCAATCCCGATTTTCTGCCCAAGTTGGTGGCCGAGGAATTTCATATACCGCAGTTGCACACCGACCGCCACGTGAATGTACTGCTGCCGTATGACTACGATGCCAGTCCCGAAAAGCGTTATCCGGTGCTATACATGAACGATGGGCAAAACCTGATTGGCGAAGGTTCGGGCTACGGAAGCTGGCACGTCGAAGAAAAAATGGCGATTCTGGCAAGCCGCCGACGGCACGACATTATTATCGTAACTATAAATCACGGAGAGGCCGAACGCATCCGCGAATTTACGGTCGATAAAACCCGGATGGCCGGGCGCGGGCGGGGGCGCGAATACCTGAAATTCATTTGCGACACGCTCAAGCCAGCCCTCGACGCCAATCTGCGAACGCTGTCCGACGCCGAAAACACTGGTATCGGCGGCAGTTCGATGGGCGGGCTAATCAGCGTCTATGCCGGGCTGATGCACCCCAACGTATTTGGGCGGCTGATGGTATTTTCGCCATCGCTCTGGATTTCGCCCAAGATTTACTTCGACGCCATCAAGTTTAAAGCTCCTGTGCCGATGCGCGTCTTTGCCTACGGCGGAGCAGCCGAATCGAAATACATGGTTCCCAATCTTGAGCGGTTTAAAGAATCGCTGGTGAGGCAGGAATATGGCGGTAATCCTATCGACGTATATTTGTCGGTTTATCCGGAAGGCACCCACGAAGAACGCCACTGGAGCCGCGAGTTTCCGCGTGCTGTTGAGTGGCTTTTCTATGGAGAGCATGTTTAAAATTGATGGAACACGGATGTAACGGGTTATACGGGTTTACACAGATTTTTATTTGGAAAAAGCAGCAAAATCCGTGTTAATCCGCGTCATTCGTTAAATCCGTGTTCCCCTTATATTTCGAGTTATGCGTATCATCTGTGGCAATACCGACATTGGCGACCGGATTATTCCTGTTGTCAAAACTGACTCTCTAATTGACCGACTGGCCGAGCAAGCTACTAAACTTGGCTTGCCAACGGACGCACTCCAGCGCGACTTTAAAGCCGAAGCCAAAGAAGTGCTGACCATGTACGGCTCTGATGGGCAGAAGACGTATCTGCTTGGCTTAGGCACTGACCCGCAGGCTATCGACTGGCTGAAAACGTTCCGAAAGTTTGTCTTCGATCACAAAGCAAAGCTATCGGCAACGGTTAGCGTTGACCTG from Spirosoma montaniterrae encodes:
- a CDS encoding AAA family ATPase; translation: MNPRVWFKSISLENVRSFGTKQTIYFTENGKPDGKTARWNVILGDNGTGKTTVLKGLCMATGNYWNDSDALFFRRFSRESPQIECVADKDGGEVKLDKFWISYGAMRNGEYVHSANYSAGHKVKADLLLTAYGAARAATSLSPSLSQQQNNVQNLFIDGSPLLNPEQWLLNAELAAKQSDDKQNYYDRVKKSLEKLFEGEVIGIESKTNYYSTNVYFKTHYGEVRLHELSLGYKTLIAWMVDFAKGLFDRYPDSEDPLAEPAVCLVDEIDLHLHPKFQRTIIQFLTETFPNTQFIVTAHSPLIVQSAEDANIILLKREGDETRVVQGMEVHSWRIDQILSSDLFGGISTRPPETETKMQRRRALLLKDGRTEEEDKELAQLEEELGMLTASESEEALKALQLINKALPH
- a CDS encoding alpha/beta hydrolase → MSNPLRLNLFTPVHDDRPVFVAGNFNDWHPADERFRLRQTGPGEYEFEFPTDILLPDILDYKYTKGGWDHVELSSTAETPPNRTISAEPHREPDIVPHWRWFGQPFNPDFLPKLVAEEFHIPQLHTDRHVNVLLPYDYDASPEKRYPVLYMNDGQNLIGEGSGYGSWHVEEKMAILASRRRHDIIIVTINHGEAERIREFTVDKTRMAGRGRGREYLKFICDTLKPALDANLRTLSDAENTGIGGSSMGGLISVYAGLMHPNVFGRLMVFSPSLWISPKIYFDAIKFKAPVPMRVFAYGGAAESKYMVPNLERFKESLVRQEYGGNPIDVYLSVYPEGTHEERHWSREFPRAVEWLFYGEHV